ATGGTGCTTATACAGTAGATGTAAATGTGCATAAACATCAATTAATTATGAAAATGCTCTGCaatctgcagacagcatgttatagagcaggaggaactgagcGGATTGATGTGTAGTTGTGTAGCATGagattaaaggggacctttcatgtcctcatagatgtgcagtattatatacctctagaaagccgacagtacgcatTAATTCAGCCTTTTCAGGTTTTTTTCACAGCCCAGGGATGATACTAagctgtaaggcccacctttctgacagtggggagataccaGTGCCGAAATGAACAGAACTGATATTTCCAGCACTTGGCCACATACTGGGAATTCTGCGCATTGTCGGTTTATAATAGCACACAttgaagaggacatgaaaggtcctctttaagtataaccTGCCATTTCTCCGTTAGTATTTCTCTTTTCCGTTTATGCTTAAACGAAGTAATTGAGTCCAGTGAGCGGTCCTAACAGTGATTGCAGCCATCTATGGTCACAGTCATAGTGGGGAGGCTGTTAGGACCGCACACCGGACTCAATTACTCCAtctgatttcaatggataaatgacaggttatactgaatctcttcccacaaacctatacatTAGTCTgcgcagctcctcctgctctataacatgctcccTGTAGATTGCATAGCATTTTCGTGGTAACCCATTCCTTTTAAGTTGCACTATTTGACTCATTTTACTACTGAGAGTCAGTGTGATAGAGGGGTCATTGTCATTTTAATAGGCTGCCCAATGTAAGGACAGCAGATTACAGGTACAAATTTATTTTCCTAGTCCTGAGATTATACACAGGATGAATGGTTTATGAATTATACTTTGTTCATGCAGAGAATGCACCCTCTGTCCCTTCCTGCCTATCCCTGTCCTTTTTCAGTGACTGACAGGGTGCAGTTTGCACTGACACACACATTAACTAGACATTCACTCCTAGAGACTGTAGATCCCTATGCTTCATAGTATGAATGGCACAAAGAATAACTGCACATATTAAAATAGCTGTCAATTactaagtaggaccgcccactggactcctaaccaTACAATGAACAGAGATATTTGCATTCTCAAAGTTCACAAACACTTCTTGCTTTGTATACACTACTGACCATATTTCTTCTTGTAATGTGAAATATTCCAGTTATAAGTATTATAATTGAAGCTAATTctgtttactgtttttttttgtcttttagaaACGAATGTGTCATGTAAGTTCCCAATGACAATACGTGGATCTGAGGCGGTTGGGTGTATAGTATGTGTATCTAaacaagaatgaaaaaaaaatcatctgtatCATATGAGCTCACAAAGCTATCATCTTAGGGTTAATACAAAACTATGGTAAAAGCAAAGCTGACTCTTCATATTCATTTTAGCTATAAACCTATTTTAGTACTAGTGTTTTTTAAGCACGTTACAGTGAACTTGTTTCTCTATCAaggtatagagcagaaggagctgaggcgaAGGATAAATAGTTTTGTGGAACAAGACGGATTATAGATAAGGCataactatacagtgcacagatccaaaagcagatagctccatgtcctgtgtagtggccatgcacTGGGTGCcattactgcagcttagctcccagcTACTATagtgcccggctactatacaggaCATGGAGCAAACTGCTTCTGACACATCTCCAAACAGCTTATCTGTGCAGGGGGCCATGTTATGGCCCCCATCCatcaaatatttatggcctaaggataggccattaaaaaaaaaaaatcatggaaatTCTTTAATACTGTCAATGTTTCAGTCTGTTCTTCTGCTCCTATGACATATCAAAactgcagtgtgaacatagcctaagagtGTATTGAGTTGTTTGTTTGTATTGATGTTTCACTCTGCATCACTCTGTACCTATGAGTCTTACAAGTGGACTCAACAAATGTTCTTCCATACACAAAGTGTAAGCTTTCAGTCACTGAATAGGCCCATGCACTAGACTCGTAAGGGATTGAAATTAATCACTTTACTGAAATTAACAAAATTGGTTGTACTAGTGAGGGCTACAGAAATAATTCCAACAGAGTtggatcagtggagcagcacctatttagGATGTAAAGGTGGTGGATGTGGTGAAGAATGTCGAATACTTTTCTTAAAGACGACCTGTTACctccctgacatgtctgttttagttaaTATTTGTTTtcctcatgaaataacaattctggagcatcttctcaTTGCTTTGTACTTTTTCTCTACTATTCCTTCTAGAATGATATGAGTAAATTCACAACTGGGTGTTGACATTCCTCTTGTCAGAGGGGTGTGTTCCTATTCAATCTGCCTTTGATAGCATTGTTTGTGCAGTGTCAGACTGCAGGTACAAATCTGCAAATGGAAACATCTAATTAGTATTCATTCACTTCTAGGAAGAATGACACAACTTATGGGTTACTGTATGTAAATGAGAATGGTTTATTATGGGGAATGGAATTATTTAGCGTCAGTGGGGGTGACAAGTCCTCTAAGAGTCATTTCAATGTAGCACAATTTTAGAAACTTCATATTTGTTGGCATCAAAGTAATGAAAGTGAATGAAGATTcattagtttttatttttggtgatatagaactatatatatttatagaactGTATATTGTTTTGTAGCTACCTCCGACTGCTCCACATGTCATCGTGACGCCACGTGTGAAGAATCTTACTCAGGCAGGAAACGGTGTTCATGTAAAGATGGATTCCTCGGAGATGGATTTAATTGCTTTGATGTTGATGAATGTGCCCAATCCTGGACCAATACATGTCCTGACAAATGTGTTAATACCTTAGGATCATATGCCTGTGGCTGCCTCAGTGGCTATAAAGAGACATCAGAAAAAGAATGTGTCGATATTGATGAATGTTCAGACTCTAAATTGAACGATTGTCACTCTCTGGCAATGTGCACCAACACTGAGGGAAGCTACTCCTGCTCATGTCCATATGGCTACTATGGAGATGGCAGACATTGTGAACTGGATGAATGTACAACTGGTGTGTGTGGTCAGGATATGGATTGTATAAAGCACACGGGATCATTCAGCTGCTTTGACCCATGCTTGGTCCACACCACACTGAATGAGCCCTGGAGAAGCACAGACAACACAGAAGATACGCACTGCGACAAAGATAAAAGTGGCTGGTACAGATTTCTAGGTGCAGGCGGAATCCGTATACCAGATAAATGTGTCATGGGGCAGAATTGTAGCACAGAAGTCCCCATTTGGATAAATGGATCACACCCCTCACCAGGAGACGGCATTGTCAGCCTGACAGCCTGCGCATACTACAGTGAAGACTGTTGTCACTGGTCAACTGCTGTCCAGGTCAAGGCTTGTCCTATTGGATATCATGTGTACAAATTAAGTGACACGCCCAAGTGTCCATTTGCTTATTGCACAGGTATGGTATACCAACTGCGAAGCTTTATGAGCACtgatttgttttttattattatcatttatttctttatttttacttttgtattaTTTGCTTAGACCCAAATTCTTTGAATGAGCAATGCCCATGTGCTGAGAATGAAGAACGCCAACTTGTAAATGGCGCCTATGGCTGTTACTGCAAAGATGGAGATGAAGACATTGGTATGTATAAATAAATGGATAAAAGTTTAGTAATTCATTTATTCTCAAGAGGAAAAAACAAACTGAAGAAAACACTAGTCTGCTTATCAAATGGCTTCATTTGCAGATATCTCACactatttcatttttattatgtAGTAACTTGAGAAGGTCTAAGTATTGCAGGGGAAAACGTTAATTTGGTATGCCCATAAGGTCCCATGTAAAAAGAAATGTATACTGCATGTGATGCTTATTCTTTTTTATGTCTCTctgtatagcagagctcagtCTGATACACTTCTTTTTATAACTGAAAATAAgcatgttaattagagatgagcgaacactaaaatgttcgaggttcgaaattcgattcgaacagccgctcactgttcgagtgttcgaatgggtttcgaaccccattatagtctatggggaacataaactcgttaagggggaaacccaaattcgtgtctggagggtcaccaagtccactatgacaccccaggaaatgataccaacaccctggaatgacactgggacagcaggggaagcatgtctgggggcataaaagtcactttatttcatggaaatccctgtcagtttgcgattttcgcaagctaacttttccccatagaaatgcattggccagtgctgattggccagagtacggaactcgaccaatcagcgctggctctgctggaggaggcggagtctaagatcgctccacaccagtctccattcaggtccgaccttagactccgcctcctccggcagagccagcgctgattggccgaaggctggccaatgcattcctatgcgaatgcagagacttagcagtgctgagtcagttttgctcaactacacatctgatgcacactcggcactgctacatcagatgtagcaatctgatgtagcagagccgagggtgcactagaacccctgtgcaaactcagttcacgctaatagaatgcataggccagcgctgattggccaatgcattctattagcccgatgaagtagagctgaatgtgtgtgctaagcacacacattcagcactgcttcatcacaccaatacaatgcattagccagtgctgattggccagagtacggaattcggccaatcagcgctggctctgctggaggaggcggagtctaaggtcggacctgaatggagactggtgtggagcgatcttagactccgcctcctccagcagagccagcgctgattggccgaattccgtactctggccaatcagcgctggccaatgcattctattagcccgatgaagtagagctgaatgtgtgtgcttagcacacacattcagctctacttcatcgggctaatagaatgcattggccaatcagcgctggccaatgcattctattagcttgatgaagcagagtgtgcacaagggttcaagcgcaccctcggctctgatgtagcagagccgagggtgcacaagggttcaagtgcaccctcggctctcctacatcagagccgagggtgcgcttgaacccttgtgcagccttggctctgctacatcagagccgagggtgcgcttgaacccttgtgcacactctgcttcatcaagctaatagaatgcattggccagcactgattggccagagtacggaattcggccaatcagcgctggccaatgcatccctatgggaaaaagtttatctcacaaaaatcacaattacacacccgatagagccccaaaaagttatttttaataacattcccccctaaataaaggttatccctagctatccctgactgtacagctatccctgtctcatagtcacaaagttcacattctcatatgacccggatttgaaatccactattcgtctaaaatggaggtcacctgatttcggcagccaatgactttttccaatttttttcaatgcccccggtgtcgtagttcctgtcccacctcccctgcgctgttattggtgcaaaaaaggcgccagggaagggaatcgaattttggcgcactttaccacgcggtgttcgattcgattcgaacatggcgaacaccctgatatccgatcgaacatgtgttcgatagaacactgttcgctcatctctaatgttaatgcATATATGCCCAACAGAGGCCAAAAGGATACTCTGTCAGTCTATGGCATACGTGCTGACTATCCTGAAGTGTGCAGAAGACTCCTGCAAAAAGGGGGTGACCTACCGGCGTCCTGGAAGACTGGGTACATCTGCTGGGCCCAGTGGAGTGCTCCTGCACCTGCCAGGCTCATGGTGACATCACTTTAAGCTGCTGGGCCCCAAAACAAAATGTGTAATGTGACCACCCCCACTACAGTACTATTACTCATACTATACCTAGTATACCCACTACTTTAAATATGGTTACGATATGTAAAACAGAAATATTATAAACAATGTATATCTTGTTTCAGGTATTGAAGATTTGGAACTTGAACTGAAATGCAGCACAACTGAAATGAAGGCTTCCTTCCGGACGTGTCAGCTGAAACGTTTCCATGTTAAAAGCATTCACTTGTCAAATAGTAGTTGTACTGCAGTAAAGGAAGTCAGTAACAATGGACTGATCAGCGTTACATCTCCCCTTCGAGATGGGATATGCGGAAATCTGTTATATGTAAGTACAATTGGTTCACTGAGATACTGCTGAAGTAAGACCAAACATCCTGCCAGGGCCTTTATATTGAATATAATGCCCATAGGTTCCCATTGTGAAGAAATATAGATTTAGTTTGTGATGGCCCTCGACGTGTTTACTAGCCCACAATGTTGGACTGGAATGTGGAAGCTTTTCCCAGTGTGTACTGTACCTACATTTATTATACAGACTGGGAATACCTTCCATTATCAGATGCAGGCTCTAGTGCAGTGTGCACTGagtctaagggtgcgttcacacggagtaacatgccgcgtgatgtggcacgtatacagcatgTGAGACTTTGGGCACCGTaaacgcaaaatcacggccgcaaaataacgtggcgtatatgatccgaactcccattgaaatcaatgggatcgtttacggcgtgcaaagtctcacacgccgtatacgtgccacatcacgtggcacgttattccgtgtgaactccccctaagagaAAAACACAAGAAATTATAAGACATTTAATTTTACTTTTGACAAAAAGGCCAAATAATCAAGCCTTGGATGTATgtacaatgtataaaaaaaatcatgagTTTGGTTCCCCGtgcataggttttttttttttctgcaaaaatggTGACTTTCCAGTTTTGGGCCCTGTTTGACACTTTTCAAAAAAGTGGGCAGAACAAAGTAGGAATCTAGGCTCGCCTCCAGTCTTTGACCACATTTCTGGAGCACAAGACATCCCATAATTAATAGGCCAAAGCCTTTAAAAATTTCTGATGCACAAATGGATTAGTGTACCAAGCATTGGTCTTAATAGATCAGCCCCATTATATCCTGGGACTTGAGACTAAAGTTCTCATTTCCACTAGACATCAGCAGTTACTCTTAGCAATCTGTGTCTCTCCTGGATCTATCCTTCAGCAGATCACAAAGGCAATGAAAATAAATGGGAAATGTGTAAGGCAAAGGACAAATATAAAGTAAAGGTTTTTGAGAAAATGTGAATCTGCAAATAAAGTATAGACGCCCATAATAGTTTCTATATCATTAGATCCTAATTATTAActagttaattttttttccacattttcccAGACCAATGGCACACATGCAATGTACAAAAATACTATCTATGTGCAACTGGAGAAGGAAAGCGAACAGTTAATTATAAGAGATAACGATGCAGAAAGAAGTTTTACCTGCTCCTACCCTTTGGATGTGGAAATTGATCTTGGCCAGCCATTGACACCAGTCATAAGGTATGTATTACTGAATCAGATCAAATCAGGGGgaattaaaagataaacatttttgcaaatataagtatttaAAAGTTTGGCAATTTTAAAGAATTTCCCTAGTCATCTTGCTGGTGACACTCCTTTGTTTTAATAGGTTGCTAGTGGATATGACCACAAATACAATAAACTTCCTAAGatgttatgttcatggaaaaccCCTAAAGGCTAAGGGCCCACAGAGTGATAAAGCgcggcgggaaaaatcgcggcgggaacacattgcagttcttcccatagcgttttaaacagaaagtttgcagagttttcctccacggactttctgttgcaattatatctatgggaaaaccaccgtgtttccgtaggcataattgacatgctgcgatttctaaaaccgtgctgttttggaaattcatggtgttTTTACTGCAAATTGTGCATGGgattgcctgtactgtaaaacgtcgagatttttcccatggcatttcCACGGTGTTTCTgttccatggggccccggccttaggcagaGGCCACATGTTGTAGAAAtgaagctttttatgttgcagattttgctgcatttcttgagacaaagccaagagtggcagcGCATTCTGTTTTTTCATATGCGgacttctgcttccattatatctatagggaaaccactggcatttccataagtataattgacataattgcggttttgtaaattgcagtgtGTCAACTGTGCATTTTTTCCACTAGGAACTCATCCAATTTGCAgccactgtaaaatgccatgtttcCTCCCCCCAGTGTTTACACCATGTAGGGCCAGTGGCCTTAGACTGAAGCctcatgttgtgaaaatgcagcatttttgctgctgtGGAAACACTGAGATGAAAACACTGtactttacagtacctgcaaagtgaatgggattctggctaattccatctcaCATTGCAGGTTCCATTTAAATCTCTGGAAAACCCATAGCAGGCCATAGCAAAAAAGTGAGGTGGGGAAAATTGGAGTGGAAACATATTGTGCTTTctgattcaattatacctatcaAGAAATCGCCGCcttttcagtaggtataattgacatgctacgatttccaaaactgcgatggttttggaaatcacagcatttccgttgtgcatatttttctgcaatgtgtggacaggTTTCACTGgaattgcagggactgtaaaacgctgctgtGTTTATACCACATGGGGCCCCTAGCCTGAGAGAATTCTAGGTCTTCAAGCAATGCAGTAATAGATAATACATGGATTGTTCCCTTTCATTTACAGTGCACAGAATGTTAAAACTGTCGGCACTGGGAAATTCAAAGCTCGAATGGTGCTGTACAGGAATGAAAGCTTCCAATCTCCATACATCCGTACACCAGTGACACTATCAACAACCAAAAGACTGTATGTGGGAGTCATTCTTGAGGGTCAAACAAATTCTCAGTATGCTGTGGTTATGAAGAACTGTTATGCCACTCCGAGCAGACACGCCAGTGACTCTGTGCAACATCCCATCATTAAGAACAAGTAAGTAACAGGTAAATGTCATTGTGCAAATAAGTTATTTCCTGCTGCTCTTTATAGGATCATATTCTTAATATTTTAGTGATGTAATTCCATGTTTCTAAAGTATTCTAATTTGGTACAAGTGTGTTAATATCAGTGATTAATAGAGACATATTGGAGGTGAATTAGACTTGGTTCACACAATGCAATATGGAGAGCAATTTGAGGCGTTCTTCCAGCTAAAATTCCTCTACAAATTCCAGTCACTTGGATCCCACGACAAAAAGCCGAATCAGAGCTGGAGGTTTACTGCTGTGGCTTTTTACACTGAGTACCTACCTTTACCTGTACTGCTATAAGATGTACAGATGCTGGTAAATATTGAGCACATTGTGCCAAGTATACAAAAAAAGCTTGTATAATAAAACTAGTACAACCTGGCAGCCATGTTAAGCACATGTGCTCATGTACACCATCAAAAATTATGCCTGTAAACACATCATTATTATGGTGCCCCCTATATCTTCATGTCAATACCACTAGAAAAGGTTCAAATTCTGTCCTTGATCACACACTGATAGGCACATCTTGTTCATTAGACTATGTATGGCTTCAGTATATGCATAGGTATACTGATGAAACAAGTCTTAACATTTAATAAGTTAAATAAATAGTTTCAGTAAACTTTAACttgataggataggtcatcagtatgtgatctgtggggaccTGACATCTGGACCCCATACagacagcaccgcacctcccatgaggcgacctgaagcgaccgcttcaggcggcgctatgtcagggccccagggagggcggcatttttgcttacctaagccagtccaggacaagctgtcctggactggcttagccccgagcggtggattggggaggccgctggagcagcgctgctccagcggcctccgctcacgctcaggcagagagcaggtcctctccgtgcctgctctctgcctgagaacgccactaagccccgcccccctcaCTTCACCCACCCCCTTCATTCCGTcacgcccctccgctccgccccctcctcccggggggggggcttACTGTCGTTCGCCTCCagcagcgaaaggggcaggttcacccctgcatacagatcatctgttctagcatcCACCAGGTAGTGGTGCAGTGAACTGGAAATGCATGCAGTCTGGTCCTTCTCCAGTGAGAGGAGCAGAAGGACAGCCCTGTCCACTCTATAGTGGTGGTTCTGCTGTGCAGCTATATGAGCAGAAGCATTCACTACACGTCAACTGCAGCAGCATCCAgcgaaaacagctgatctgtgcatggtctgggtgttggatccccacagaATAGATACTGATGATTTATCCTTTGTAGGCAACTTTGATAAATCAGACTCCACCCcctgtgcacttgcaggctgatttgcatatccatcagaagatgattttctctgcattgcttcCTCAGTTTTTGGTTATGAAGAGATGTTTCTGCTCCTAGtaaaggcccctacacggtgCTATTATTGGTTTGAGAGGCATTTTGGTATTCATAGACTTCCTTTAGAAATGTTATGGAGTAATGTTTAGAATTCCCAATgcttttttgtttctgctttcttatGTTCTCATATGAAAGTCAAGTTCCGGCTTGTGTGACTCATACATCATTAAGACATGCCATATACATACTGTTTGCTGTATACAGCATGTACATTCAGTCTGCTTTGCTTTATTCTAGATGCCCAAACAAGAGGGACAGAAGTATCAAAGTGATGCAAAATGGAGTCTCCACAGAAGGACGGTTTTCTCTTCATATGTTTAAGTTCATTGGAAATGAAAACCTAGTTTATTTACACTGTGAAGTTAACATTTGTGACACAAGAAAGGGACCCTGCAAACCAGTAAGTGAAATGTTTTGATCTGCCACCACTGCTTCTATATGGGTCCATAGTCATCTATCGGCACCATATTAGGAATCAATACAACCCAGATCCATAATATGGTAGTGTACATAATGCCTAAAGGTTATGAAGCGCAGATTGATACTCGTATATATTGATGTAAAAAGCAGGATTTTGGCAAAAGAGACAAAGTATCAAAACTGAGccctaatgcctggttcacatctgtgtttggtaatccgttcaggggagtccgcatggccccccccccccccccccaaacggactaccgaatgtactggcaagcggtgtgcagtgactatagatggagtccgtgtgctttctgcgcgctgcccgcacaaatcatgcggacatgacagtagatcacaaagtactatatattatatagtattatagtctatggagtccatgtgctttcactgcacaccacttagattaccaaacacagatgagaACCAGGCATAAGAAGGGGTTTGCAAGGAATTCAGAAGATAAATAGGTGTCTAATGTTTAAtaccaatatattgtgtgggtaaCCGCTCAgatagatgctcggtagcagtgcaggaaacagggacacaggcactgaattgcacacaagttcaggctttattcacttgcggTGCATTAATTGCCTTTTCAAAGGctcaaatacactcaccggccactttattaggtacaccatgctagtaatgggttggacccccttttgccttcagaactgcctcaattcttcgtggcatagatacaacaaggtgctggaagcattcctcagagattttggtccatattgacatgatgacatcacacagttgcagtcgcagatttgtcggctgcacatccatgatgcaaatctcccgttccaccacatcccaaagatgctctattggattgagatctggtgactgtggaggccattggagtacagtgaactcattgtcatgttcaagaaaccagtctgagatgattccagctttatgacatggcgcattatcctgctgaaagtagccatcagatgttgggtacattgtggtcataaagggatggacatggtcagcaacaatactcaggtaggctttggcgttgcaacgatgctcaattggtaccaaggggcccaaagagtgccaaaaaaatattccccacaccatgacaccaccaccaccagcctgaaccgttgatacaaggcaggatggatccatgctttcatgttgttgacgccaaattctgaccctaccatccgaatgtcgcagcagaaatcgagactcatcagaccaggcaacgtttttccaatcttcaattgtccaatttcgatgagcttgtgcaaattgtagcctcagtttcctgttcttagctgaaaggagtggcacccggtgtggtcttctgctgctgtagcccatctgcctcaaagttcgacgtactgtgcgttcagagatgctcttctggctaccttggttgtaacgggtggctatttgagtcactgttgcctttctatcagctcgaaccagtctggccattctcctctgacctctggcatcaacaacgcatttccgcccacagaactgccgctcactggatgttttttctttttcggaccattctctgtaaaccctagagatggttgtgcgtgaaaatcccagtagatcagcagtttctgaaatactcag
This region of Leptodactylus fuscus isolate aLepFus1 chromosome 8, aLepFus1.hap2, whole genome shotgun sequence genomic DNA includes:
- the LOC142217242 gene encoding uromodulin-like, with protein sequence MSDDLEELKKVNDWLLERASARLPCGVRKYTMVEFNDPDVGPVRKTNSKAEFAEFFNKLSPYGGLSDCPELTMGGLKLALESSPPNSFILVLTDASAKDYYKKELINNIYALIAKTQSQVSFLITGLCSSVNDPGFQIYNKIALKSFGQVFQVPVSELGKAFDYLDFMLSRPLNSSTPVFAKDYSPGSHSDSFLLKENITGILVSVNGPLTDIKLTDPSGTVFRPSANISDSTKAIGPIIQIDTKPNGGKWNLNVTSSRDISIRITGNKETNVSSTSDCSTCHRDATCEESYSGRKRCSCKDGFLGDGFNCFDVDECAQSWTNTCPDKCVNTLGSYACGCLSGYKETSEKECVDIDECSDSKLNDCHSLAMCTNTEGSYSCSCPYGYYGDGRHCELDECTTGVCGQDMDCIKHTGSFSCFDPCLVHTTLNEPWRSTDNTEDTHCDKDKSGWYRFLGAGGIRIPDKCVMGQNCSTEVPIWINGSHPSPGDGIVSLTACAYYSEDCCHWSTAVQVKACPIGYHVYKLSDTPKCPFAYCTDPNSLNEQCPCAENEERQLVNGAYGCYCKDGDEDIGIEDLELELKCSTTEMKASFRTCQLKRFHVKSIHLSNSSCTAVKEVSNNGLISVTSPLRDGICGNLLYTNGTHAMYKNTIYVQLEKESEQLIIRDNDAERSFTCSYPLDVEIDLGQPLTPVISAQNVKTVGTGKFKARMVLYRNESFQSPYIRTPVTLSTTKRLYVGVILEGQTNSQYAVVMKNCYATPSRHASDSVQHPIIKNKCPNKRDRSIKVMQNGVSTEGRFSLHMFKFIGNENLVYLHCEVNICDTRKGPCKPSCSGVKTNGSITEENRLVVKCGPIAR